A genomic window from Anthocerotibacter panamensis C109 includes:
- a CDS encoding HupE/UreJ family protein has translation MKKFLLLLVGLCLFWGAPSALAHKPSDSYLTFDANNQQMQWDIALRDLDYALGLDSNDDGAITWGELHAHQQAVTDYALARLQAFGDGALCPLQATDFLVDGHSDGVYAVLRLRAKCAQSPAVLTMNYRLFFEVDPQHRGLLRWTGVGGQHTAIFSPEQPQQRLELKTVPSVAAQLLSFGREGVWHIWLGFDHILFLLTLLLPAVLARKENHWTGAATFPPVLKQVLQTVTAFTVAHSLTLALATLGVVQLPTRWVESVIALSVLLTALNNLFPLVREQRWVVAFGFGLVHGFGFASVLADLGLGVSSLLPALLGFNLGVEVGQLAIVAVFLPLAFTARQTWLYPRLALMGGSCLIAGIAAVWLVERVFDLKVLAF, from the coding sequence GTGAAAAAATTCCTGCTTCTGTTGGTCGGGCTGTGCTTGTTCTGGGGGGCACCAAGCGCCCTCGCCCACAAACCCAGTGATAGCTATCTGACGTTCGATGCAAACAACCAGCAAATGCAGTGGGACATTGCCCTACGCGACCTAGACTATGCCTTGGGTCTGGACAGCAACGACGATGGGGCCATCACTTGGGGCGAATTACATGCCCATCAACAGGCGGTGACCGACTATGCGTTAGCCCGTTTGCAGGCGTTCGGAGACGGTGCGCTCTGTCCGCTGCAAGCGACGGATTTTCTGGTCGATGGGCACAGCGACGGAGTCTATGCCGTGCTGCGCCTCAGGGCAAAGTGCGCCCAAAGTCCCGCTGTGCTAACAATGAACTACCGCCTATTTTTTGAGGTGGACCCCCAACATCGGGGGCTATTGCGCTGGACCGGGGTGGGCGGACAGCACACGGCAATCTTCAGCCCGGAGCAGCCCCAACAGCGGCTGGAACTCAAAACCGTGCCCTCTGTCGCAGCGCAGTTGCTCAGTTTTGGTCGAGAAGGGGTCTGGCATATTTGGCTCGGCTTTGACCATATTTTATTTTTGCTGACCCTCTTGCTTCCGGCAGTGCTGGCGCGCAAGGAGAACCACTGGACCGGAGCGGCGACGTTCCCGCCTGTGCTGAAGCAGGTGCTGCAAACGGTGACAGCGTTTACTGTGGCCCATTCCCTGACCCTAGCGCTGGCGACCTTGGGAGTGGTGCAGTTACCGACGCGATGGGTGGAGTCGGTGATTGCCCTGTCGGTGTTGCTCACCGCCCTCAACAATCTTTTTCCCTTGGTCCGCGAACAGCGATGGGTCGTCGCTTTTGGTTTCGGCTTGGTCCACGGGTTCGGCTTTGCGAGCGTACTTGCGGATTTGGGGCTGGGAGTATCCTCACTGCTGCCCGCGCTCTTGGGCTTCAACCTGGGAGTGGAAGTAGGGCAGTTGGCAATTGTGGCGGTCTTTTTGCCCCTGGCTTTTACAGCACGACAGACCTGGCTCTATCCTCGCTTGGCTTTGATGGGCGGGTCGTGTTTGATTGCAGGCATTGCGGCGGTTTGGTTAGTAGAACGGGTGTTTGATCTAAAAGTGCTGGCGTTTTAA